A DNA window from Aminiphilus circumscriptus DSM 16581 contains the following coding sequences:
- a CDS encoding DegT/DnrJ/EryC1/StrS family aminotransferase, which produces MPGFELFDQREIDAVADVINRKMVHRYSFVNCRDEIYKVEEFENAVAEKVGAKHCLAVSNGTASLYVALKACGINPGDEIITTPFTFIASVEAILECGAVPVLAEIDESLNLDPTVVEEFITDRTRAIMPVHMFGGAADMEAFRTITRENGLALFEDSCQAMGATYGGRWCGTCGSTWGTYSLDPYKVLTVGEGGLIVTDDEDLYRKMEYYHDHGHKHDKTIDRGAEKKACLGFNFRMSEIQGALGLVQLSKLDGAVEALRKNRTRVLDAVGNVHGLAVRRSADPEGELATQLVFLLPTPQTARRFQKAAKEAGMGCGILEDNTWHYARHWDTLRDGATYSRIRCPYDCPLTESMPLYRPNEWPQTQEILSRAAVFGIDIVMSDEKIESMAKAIAAGARAAL; this is translated from the coding sequence ATGCCTGGCTTCGAACTGTTCGACCAGAGAGAGATCGACGCCGTCGCGGACGTGATCAACCGCAAGATGGTGCACCGCTATTCGTTCGTGAACTGCCGGGACGAGATCTACAAGGTGGAGGAATTCGAGAACGCCGTGGCGGAGAAGGTGGGGGCGAAACATTGCCTTGCCGTGTCCAACGGCACCGCCTCCCTCTATGTGGCCCTCAAGGCCTGCGGAATCAATCCCGGGGACGAGATCATCACCACGCCCTTCACCTTCATCGCCAGTGTCGAGGCCATTCTCGAGTGCGGCGCAGTGCCTGTCCTCGCCGAGATCGACGAGAGCCTCAACCTCGACCCCACCGTGGTGGAGGAGTTCATCACCGACCGGACCCGGGCCATCATGCCCGTGCACATGTTCGGCGGTGCCGCGGACATGGAGGCCTTCAGGACCATCACCCGGGAAAACGGACTCGCCCTCTTCGAGGACAGTTGCCAGGCCATGGGCGCCACCTACGGGGGCAGGTGGTGCGGAACCTGCGGCAGCACGTGGGGAACCTACAGCCTCGACCCCTACAAGGTGCTCACCGTGGGTGAGGGCGGCCTCATCGTCACCGACGACGAGGACCTCTATCGGAAGATGGAATACTACCACGACCACGGTCACAAACATGACAAGACCATCGATCGGGGCGCGGAGAAGAAGGCCTGTCTGGGGTTCAACTTCCGCATGAGCGAAATACAGGGCGCCCTCGGCCTCGTGCAGCTCTCGAAGCTCGATGGCGCTGTCGAGGCGTTGCGGAAAAACCGGACTCGCGTGCTCGACGCGGTGGGAAACGTGCACGGTCTGGCGGTACGGCGCAGTGCAGATCCCGAGGGTGAACTCGCCACGCAGCTCGTGTTCCTGCTGCCCACTCCCCAGACGGCCCGCCGTTTCCAGAAGGCCGCGAAAGAGGCTGGCATGGGATGCGGCATTCTCGAGGACAACACGTGGCACTATGCCCGCCACTGGGACACGTTGCGGGACGGTGCGACCTACAGCCGCATCCGTTGTCCCTACGACTGCCCTCTCACGGAAAGCATGCCCCTCTATCGCCCCAACGAATGGCCCCAGACCCAGGAAATTCTCAGCCGGGCCGCGGTCTTCGGCATCGACATCGTCATGTCCGACGAGAAGATCGAGAGCATGGCCAAGGCTATCGCCGCCGGAGCCCGGGCGGCCCTGTAG
- a CDS encoding 3-deoxy-D-manno-octulosonic acid transferase: protein MPETDMARREERIAATGGEWKNRALLAAYRGCLSLAYAAGFPYLARRYREGLAERRGFLPEPLCRLGTERPLWIHAVSVGEVQAASPFIAAARESGFSAPLVLSTTTPTGRTMAERLVGPAADALFYYPWDVPRIVRRAVSALRPRGYVAMETEVWPELLGQLDERGIPLFLVNGRLSERTFRKALRWRSFWSMLLNRFTLLLFREEEDGEKARFLGVDPERIHVVGDAKVEALLRRRDKGPFSLPSAPPPGGPVFVAGSTHEGEEEIVLDAFRRVRRILSDARLVLVPRHPERAEAILTLLRTRNEERGEALKSERLSQCDLSASWTILVVDRVGVLFEVYRWGRSAFVGGSLVPRGGQNLLEPAAWGVPVQHGPFVEDFAAAAEKLGRLGMAQTVRNAEELAAAWTGCGGPGAEKRRSDLCRAFFDEEGHAASRAWKLVSERLVSE from the coding sequence TTGCCTGAAACGGACATGGCGCGTCGGGAGGAGCGGATTGCCGCGACGGGAGGAGAATGGAAAAATCGGGCGTTGCTCGCTGCGTACCGAGGATGTCTTTCCCTGGCGTATGCGGCGGGATTTCCCTATCTTGCGCGGCGGTACCGCGAGGGGCTTGCGGAGCGCCGGGGCTTTCTCCCCGAACCGCTGTGTCGTCTGGGAACGGAGCGTCCTCTCTGGATTCATGCCGTTTCCGTCGGAGAGGTGCAGGCTGCGTCCCCTTTCATCGCGGCAGCGCGAGAGAGCGGTTTTTCCGCGCCTCTCGTGCTTTCCACAACGACTCCCACGGGGAGAACCATGGCGGAACGTCTTGTCGGCCCTGCGGCGGACGCACTCTTCTACTATCCCTGGGATGTGCCGCGCATTGTCCGGCGTGCTGTGTCCGCGCTGCGACCGAGGGGTTATGTGGCCATGGAAACGGAGGTGTGGCCGGAACTGCTTGGACAGCTCGACGAAAGGGGGATTCCGCTCTTTCTCGTGAACGGACGTCTTTCGGAACGCACCTTCCGAAAGGCCTTGCGGTGGCGTTCGTTTTGGAGTATGTTGCTCAACCGGTTCACGCTGCTGCTCTTTCGGGAGGAGGAGGACGGAGAGAAGGCGCGTTTCCTGGGAGTGGATCCCGAACGGATTCATGTTGTGGGCGATGCCAAGGTGGAAGCGCTCCTTCGGAGACGGGACAAAGGGCCCTTCTCCCTTCCCTCCGCGCCGCCGCCGGGAGGTCCCGTTTTTGTCGCGGGAAGTACTCACGAAGGCGAAGAGGAGATTGTGCTCGACGCGTTTCGCCGGGTGCGGAGGATTCTGTCCGATGCCAGGCTCGTGCTCGTGCCTCGCCATCCCGAGAGAGCGGAGGCGATCCTGACGCTTCTGAGGACCCGAAACGAAGAGAGAGGAGAGGCGCTGAAAAGCGAGCGTCTTTCCCAATGTGACCTTTCCGCTTCCTGGACTATACTGGTGGTGGATCGCGTGGGTGTTCTTTTCGAGGTCTACCGCTGGGGGCGAAGTGCCTTCGTGGGAGGGAGTCTTGTGCCCAGGGGAGGACAGAACCTGCTGGAACCCGCCGCATGGGGCGTTCCGGTGCAGCACGGCCCCTTTGTGGAGGATTTTGCCGCCGCAGCGGAAAAGCTTGGGCGGCTGGGGATGGCGCAGACGGTCCGGAACGCGGAGGAACTCGCCGCGGCGTGGACAGGGTGTGGTGGACCCGGGGCGGAAAAGCGACGGAGCGACTTGTGCCGCGCTTTTTTCGACGAGGAAGGGCACGCCGCGTCGAGGGCGTGGAAACTTGTCTCGGAGCGGCTCGTGTCGGAATGA
- a CDS encoding KpsF/GutQ family sugar-phosphate isomerase, whose product MMREAETRVQEEACTLPRERRGPDLSGEELLAVGRGVLRREAEELLRASERVSEELVRAARLIHACTGRLVVTGLGKSGLVGRKIASTFASLGTPALFLHAAEGAHGDLGMVCRDDVGLFLSNSGETREVLELLPYFRRLGAPVIAMTGVASSRLGEGADIRIDSGVLREADPLGLAPTSSTTLQLALGDALAGMVTELRGLRQEDFALFHPGGSLGKRLLLRVCDVMAGGDKLPVVSEDTPVREALFEITSKGYGATCVVSSRKTLSGIFTDGDLRRLVERRGLQAMELPIGAVMTKSPRTISPQKLAAEAVLLMERSEVSVLVVVSEECPVGVVHLHDLLKAGIA is encoded by the coding sequence ATGATGCGGGAAGCGGAGACCAGGGTGCAGGAGGAGGCGTGCACGTTGCCGAGGGAACGGCGTGGTCCGGACCTCTCCGGAGAGGAGCTTCTCGCCGTGGGGCGTGGCGTGCTGCGCCGCGAGGCGGAGGAGCTGCTGCGTGCGAGCGAGCGCGTGAGTGAAGAACTTGTCCGTGCGGCCCGCCTCATTCATGCCTGCACGGGGCGGCTCGTCGTGACGGGACTGGGCAAATCGGGACTGGTGGGACGAAAGATCGCCTCCACCTTTGCCTCTCTAGGAACGCCCGCTCTCTTTCTCCATGCCGCCGAGGGAGCCCACGGGGATCTCGGCATGGTCTGCCGGGACGACGTGGGGCTTTTCTTGAGCAACAGCGGCGAAACCCGGGAAGTGCTCGAACTGCTCCCCTATTTCCGGCGCCTCGGCGCTCCCGTGATCGCCATGACCGGAGTCGCCTCGTCCAGATTGGGAGAGGGTGCGGACATCCGGATCGATTCGGGGGTTCTCCGCGAGGCGGACCCCCTTGGACTGGCTCCCACGAGCAGCACGACGCTCCAGCTGGCCCTGGGGGATGCCCTTGCGGGCATGGTGACGGAACTGCGTGGTCTCAGACAGGAGGATTTCGCCCTCTTTCATCCCGGCGGAAGCTTGGGAAAGCGGCTTCTGCTCCGGGTGTGCGATGTCATGGCGGGAGGCGACAAACTGCCCGTCGTGTCCGAGGACACGCCCGTTCGGGAGGCCCTTTTCGAGATCACGAGCAAAGGCTATGGTGCTACCTGCGTGGTTTCCTCCCGGAAAACCCTTTCGGGCATCTTCACCGACGGAGATCTCCGCCGGCTTGTGGAGCGGCGGGGGCTTCAGGCGATGGAGCTTCCCATCGGCGCGGTCATGACGAAATCGCCCCGGACGATCTCTCCCCAGAAACTCGCCGCCGAAGCAGTGTTGCTCATGGAGCGGAGCGAGGTCTCCGTTCTCGTGGTCGTCTCCGAGGAGTGTCCCGTGGGCGTGGTGCACCTTCACGACCTGCTCAAGGCGGGCATTGCCTGA
- the kdsB gene encoding 3-deoxy-manno-octulosonate cytidylyltransferase, with the protein MKTLAVIPARYASTRLPGKPLVVVGGIPLVVRVFRGLASCRRVDRVVVAVDDDRVAKVVRDAGGEAVFTPPDLPSGGDRVAYVAEREPSFDLVVNVQVDDPLVGPDMVDPLVDILSEDPSCDVALLVRAIEDRKEVNDPGVVKVVLDLQGRPLYFSRSPIPYPRNEGGRWFKHIGPYAYRRDFLLAFAGWEPTPLERTESLEMLRMLERGHKIRAVAAPRDTVEIDTPEDVAACETWFDRFGDVPWETPWNKGKSDGSSGYACGGCSN; encoded by the coding sequence GTGAAGACACTGGCTGTCATTCCCGCCCGGTACGCGAGTACTCGTCTTCCGGGCAAACCTCTCGTCGTGGTGGGAGGAATTCCTCTCGTCGTGCGTGTTTTTCGGGGGCTCGCCTCCTGTCGTCGGGTGGATCGGGTCGTCGTCGCCGTGGACGACGACCGTGTCGCCAAGGTGGTCCGTGACGCCGGGGGCGAGGCTGTCTTTACCCCCCCGGACCTGCCCAGCGGCGGTGACCGGGTGGCCTACGTGGCGGAGCGGGAACCCTCCTTCGATCTGGTGGTGAACGTCCAGGTGGATGATCCCCTCGTGGGCCCGGATATGGTGGATCCTCTCGTGGACATTCTCTCGGAGGACCCTTCCTGCGATGTGGCCTTGTTGGTTCGAGCCATCGAGGACCGAAAAGAGGTGAACGATCCGGGCGTGGTGAAGGTGGTGCTCGACCTTCAGGGGCGTCCCCTCTATTTCAGCCGTTCTCCCATTCCCTATCCGAGAAACGAGGGAGGGCGCTGGTTCAAGCATATCGGTCCCTACGCCTACCGCAGGGATTTCCTGCTGGCCTTCGCCGGATGGGAACCCACTCCCCTGGAGAGGACGGAGAGTCTGGAAATGCTCCGCATGCTCGAGCGCGGGCACAAGATTCGCGCCGTCGCCGCTCCCAGGGATACCGTGGAGATCGACACCCCCGAGGACGTGGCGGCCTGCGAGACCTGGTTCGACCGTTTCGGTGACGTCCCGTGGGAAACCCCGTGGAACAAGGGAAAGAGCGATGGCTCCTCCGGCTACGCATGCGGCGGATGTTCGAACTAG
- a CDS encoding iron-containing alcohol dehydrogenase: MSLAGKAQFGPGVSRNVGEIARKLGVSSAVLVTDATMEQLGMAERISGYLHDAGVECCIFAGVEPEPSVETTDAVAELAREHDCRLVVGLGGGSCMDVAKAVSVLITNMGSAAQYQGLGLVPNKGVPKIMIPTTAGTGSEVTFTAVLIRKSDGVKGGINDEKLFPDFSLLDPELTLSMPPCVTATTGMDALTHALEAYTGRNASPFSDLLAEAALARIGRFLRVATWNGHDLEARSEMLLASYYAGGALANAGVGACHALAYPLGGMFGVGHGMANALLIPYVARYNALSRPEKYAAAAAFLDAGAEELPLRDQALACADVLDEFVADLELPSTLKALKAGITAEHFPEMAEKAMGVARPMENNPRPMTKESCVALYKEAME, encoded by the coding sequence ATGTCTCTGGCGGGAAAGGCCCAATTCGGGCCGGGCGTTTCGAGGAATGTGGGAGAGATCGCGCGAAAACTGGGTGTTTCAAGTGCCGTGCTGGTGACGGATGCCACGATGGAACAGCTCGGCATGGCGGAGCGTATTTCCGGATATCTCCACGATGCCGGGGTGGAATGCTGTATTTTTGCCGGGGTCGAACCCGAACCCTCGGTGGAAACCACCGATGCCGTGGCAGAACTGGCCAGGGAGCACGACTGTCGTCTCGTGGTCGGACTTGGCGGAGGAAGCTGTATGGATGTGGCCAAGGCGGTGAGCGTGCTCATCACCAACATGGGATCTGCGGCACAGTACCAGGGGCTCGGACTCGTGCCCAACAAGGGCGTTCCCAAGATCATGATTCCCACCACGGCAGGGACGGGATCGGAGGTCACCTTCACGGCGGTGCTCATCCGCAAGAGCGATGGTGTCAAGGGAGGCATCAACGACGAGAAACTTTTTCCCGACTTCAGTCTTCTCGATCCCGAGCTGACGCTTTCCATGCCTCCCTGCGTGACCGCCACCACGGGAATGGATGCCCTGACGCATGCGCTTGAGGCCTATACCGGACGAAACGCCTCACCGTTCAGCGATCTCCTGGCCGAGGCGGCCCTTGCCCGCATCGGCAGATTCCTCCGGGTGGCCACGTGGAACGGCCATGACCTGGAGGCCCGGAGCGAAATGCTCCTTGCTTCCTATTATGCGGGAGGGGCTCTCGCGAACGCTGGCGTTGGCGCCTGTCACGCCCTGGCCTATCCTCTGGGGGGCATGTTCGGCGTGGGGCACGGCATGGCGAACGCACTGCTCATTCCCTACGTCGCCCGGTACAACGCGCTCTCCCGTCCCGAAAAATACGCGGCTGCGGCGGCCTTCCTCGATGCTGGGGCGGAGGAGCTGCCTCTGCGGGACCAGGCCCTTGCCTGCGCGGACGTTCTGGACGAATTCGTGGCCGATCTCGAATTACCGAGCACCCTCAAGGCACTGAAGGCGGGCATCACGGCGGAACACTTCCCCGAAATGGCCGAAAAGGCCATGGGCGTGGCCCGTCCGATGGAGAACAACCCGCGGCCCATGACCAAGGAGAGCTGCGTGGCACTGTACAAGGAGGCGATGGAGTAA
- the kdsA gene encoding 3-deoxy-8-phosphooctulonate synthase has translation MVRTVRVGSVEIGSGKLAILAGPCVLESYNLALSVAETVRDICARLDLGYIFKASFDKANRTSGAGFRGPGIEEGLAMLGKIREMAGVPVLTDIHEPWHAAIAAETVDLLQIPAFLCRQTDLVMAAARTGKPVNIKKAQFLAPEDMAAVVGKCAETGNENLLLCERGTTFGYRNLVVDMRSLAVMRTLGYPLVFDATHSVQMPGGQGTSSGGDRRFVLPLARAAAAVGIDALFLETHPDPDKALSDGPNMIALADLEALLRQVKAVFDTSRQLGFVGLPSAGTPFGGRE, from the coding sequence ATGGTACGTACAGTACGCGTCGGTTCCGTCGAGATCGGTTCGGGGAAGCTCGCGATCCTCGCAGGTCCCTGCGTCCTCGAGAGTTACAATCTCGCCCTTTCCGTGGCGGAGACGGTCCGGGACATCTGTGCTCGTCTTGACCTGGGCTATATCTTCAAGGCCTCCTTCGACAAGGCGAACCGGACGTCTGGCGCAGGATTTCGTGGCCCCGGCATCGAGGAGGGGCTTGCCATGCTCGGCAAAATCCGGGAGATGGCGGGTGTTCCCGTGTTGACGGACATCCACGAGCCTTGGCACGCAGCAATCGCCGCGGAAACGGTGGATCTGCTCCAGATCCCCGCCTTTCTCTGCAGACAGACCGATCTCGTGATGGCCGCCGCGAGGACGGGAAAACCCGTGAACATCAAGAAAGCCCAGTTTCTCGCCCCGGAGGACATGGCCGCCGTGGTGGGCAAGTGCGCCGAAACGGGCAACGAAAACCTGCTTCTCTGCGAACGGGGAACCACCTTCGGCTATCGCAATCTCGTGGTGGACATGCGCTCGCTTGCGGTGATGCGAACCCTCGGCTATCCTCTCGTCTTCGATGCGACCCACAGCGTGCAGATGCCGGGAGGACAGGGTACCTCCAGCGGCGGCGACCGGCGTTTCGTGCTTCCCCTTGCCCGGGCGGCGGCGGCGGTAGGAATCGATGCCCTCTTTCTGGAGACGCACCCCGACCCGGACAAAGCACTGAGCGACGGTCCCAACATGATCGCCCTGGCGGACCTAGAGGCGCTTCTCCGACAGGTCAAGGCGGTGTTCGACACGAGCCGGCAGCTCGGTTTCGTGGGACTTCCGTCTGCGGGAACGCCCTTCGGGGGGCGTGAATGA
- a CDS encoding ELM1/GtrOC1 family putative glycosyltransferase, whose amino-acid sequence MRHALDAIVLLSDGIRGHLHQSRGVAHWLSGAAGVPVFEMEVPRFSGVRRLWILKIAPHFFAWRRTPEARRKSACAWLHLAGRFAERDLFPAELLEAVRRHLKEGGGESFLGAIAPNEDENKMDVKDGDGVVTSLPPPAERPVKRILFLSAGSAAAPFCLALARSCEGFFPGVEGVSCTLMTPSGLGIAPFDAALVPEHDLSGVPTRFGARGNAPEGKHGPFLCVTLGAPNAIVPENLETASEELLRRFPPSVPESPRWGILLGGDDGNYRVSASWVRDTLGALFERARRENATLYVTTSRRTSPEAENALTQLAEAYAPTVSMLLLASKDPWNPVPGMLGAAQRVFCTEDSVSMVSEAVTAGHRVVLLRVERRKSLVAFLNGLRNLLARAGWGVSLAGPARFDALFRRMEEAKLLMVFPSATDAREAFWRADTSEGRLRTTFCPECKEFTSKEERSGDFNEARRAAELLLAYLAGKEEKRRLLSCDASRGVHTAFSSAFRRRSDL is encoded by the coding sequence ATGAGACACGCCCTCGATGCGATCGTCCTCCTCAGCGACGGCATACGCGGACACCTTCACCAGAGCCGGGGTGTCGCCCACTGGCTTTCCGGTGCGGCGGGAGTTCCCGTCTTCGAGATGGAAGTCCCTCGTTTTTCAGGGGTGCGTCGCCTCTGGATCCTCAAGATAGCCCCGCACTTTTTCGCATGGAGGCGAACGCCCGAGGCTCGGAGGAAGAGCGCCTGCGCCTGGCTTCATCTCGCCGGCCGTTTTGCGGAAAGAGACCTCTTTCCCGCGGAACTTCTGGAGGCGGTTCGCCGCCACCTGAAAGAAGGCGGTGGAGAGTCCTTTTTGGGGGCAATCGCGCCGAACGAAGACGAAAACAAAATGGACGTGAAAGACGGCGACGGAGTTGTGACATCCCTGCCGCCCCCGGCGGAACGACCGGTGAAGCGCATTCTCTTCCTTTCCGCCGGAAGCGCCGCGGCGCCTTTTTGCCTTGCCCTGGCCCGGAGCTGTGAGGGCTTTTTCCCCGGTGTTGAGGGAGTGTCCTGTACGCTCATGACGCCCTCGGGGCTTGGTATTGCCCCCTTCGATGCGGCTCTCGTCCCCGAACACGATCTTTCGGGTGTCCCCACCCGATTCGGTGCACGCGGAAACGCCCCGGAGGGAAAGCACGGCCCCTTTCTTTGCGTCACCCTCGGCGCTCCCAACGCGATCGTCCCGGAAAACCTGGAGACGGCGTCGGAGGAGCTTCTGCGCCGTTTTCCGCCGAGCGTTCCGGAATCGCCACGCTGGGGGATCCTTCTTGGCGGTGACGACGGCAACTACAGGGTGTCCGCCTCATGGGTTCGAGATACCCTGGGCGCTCTTTTCGAACGTGCCCGCCGGGAGAACGCGACGCTGTACGTCACCACCTCCCGCCGCACCTCCCCCGAAGCGGAGAATGCGCTGACCCAGCTTGCGGAAGCATACGCGCCAACGGTCTCCATGCTCCTCCTCGCGTCGAAAGATCCCTGGAACCCCGTTCCGGGCATGCTCGGCGCGGCGCAGCGCGTCTTCTGCACGGAGGATTCGGTCTCCATGGTCTCCGAAGCGGTCACGGCGGGGCATCGGGTCGTTCTTCTCCGGGTGGAGCGACGGAAGAGCCTCGTCGCCTTTCTGAACGGACTCCGAAATCTCCTGGCCCGGGCCGGTTGGGGCGTCTCTTTGGCGGGGCCAGCCCGATTCGATGCGTTGTTTCGGCGCATGGAGGAAGCAAAGCTGCTCATGGTCTTTCCCTCCGCGACGGATGCCCGGGAGGCTTTTTGGCGGGCAGACACTTCCGAAGGCCGGCTTCGAACGACTTTTTGCCCGGAGTGCAAGGAGTTCACCTCGAAGGAAGAACGAAGCGGGGACTTCAACGAGGCCCGTCGTGCGGCGGAGCTTCTGCTCGCGTACCTCGCGGGAAAGGAAGAAAAACGACGGCTCCTGAGCTGCGATGCCTCCAGGGGTGTGCACACTGCGTTTTCGTCCGCGTTTCGGAGGAGGTCCGATCTTTGA
- the lpxK gene encoding tetraacyldisaccharide 4'-kinase yields MGRLLESFLTFARGERPGGLWTLLAPLGGIASMGTWCRNFCYDHGLFAQWEMPLPVISVGNLTLGGTNKTPFVAAITETLLAAELAPGIVSRGYGGSARGVVLVQGGKGERSEVGDEPLLLSKMLPTVPVAVATDKIRGVTALRERGCRIVVADDAFQHRRMGRDADIVLIDATCPFGNGRHFPAGILREHLQALERASLVVITKADQISQEILEPLEEGLEKVVPRKRLFRSSIVLKEWFRFDEGEWRRSSEPPCRRRAFAFSAIGSPRSFIHVLEELGIKLVGTCSFRDHHHYTAEDLAAVEARTGERGAEILICTEKDTYNLPAGYVPSLPLWYPRVGTVIENPLRFWQALKEILRPKIIVASNGYGEDAIGALLAARLRERFPGAAVSAFALVGHGAAYLKQDIPVCSPPVETPSGGIVKYSWREFARDLRGGLLTHIGRQLRRWGHLRGRIRSVLCVGDVYLLLQVLAGQGQVPLLLATAKSVHLGGHWRIERFLLRYRARRVWTRDEATLEQLLRSRVAATYGGNPIMDLVEENILGEQNGTRFFPKAKDDGVSAAKPHLLEGASQWILLLPGSRLRAYEDVALLLATAECLGERCVAKRDTAVPRFLLVVAPTLESPRLVAEATRRGWAERRIFRRGRNVLVLEKEKSWGRLSVELSDESVAKVASGARLVIGLGGTANQICAGLGVPVVSILEKGKLVQKKLLRDAEVLVPPSPEDLSEAAERILEDATLHAAMSDAGRRAMGRPGALGDVETYAAECLGWALRHDVYKELCAFLAKEELK; encoded by the coding sequence ATGGGTCGGCTTCTTGAGAGCTTTCTCACCTTCGCCAGAGGTGAGCGTCCAGGAGGATTGTGGACTCTCCTCGCCCCCCTCGGAGGCATTGCCTCCATGGGAACGTGGTGCCGTAACTTCTGCTACGACCACGGCCTCTTCGCCCAATGGGAGATGCCACTCCCGGTGATCAGCGTGGGAAATCTCACCCTGGGCGGAACGAACAAAACGCCCTTCGTGGCGGCCATCACGGAAACACTCCTCGCGGCGGAACTCGCGCCGGGCATCGTGAGCCGGGGATACGGCGGATCCGCCCGGGGTGTCGTGCTGGTTCAGGGCGGGAAGGGGGAGCGGAGTGAGGTGGGGGACGAACCGCTGCTCCTCTCGAAAATGCTCCCCACCGTTCCGGTGGCGGTGGCCACCGATAAGATTCGGGGTGTGACCGCCCTTCGCGAGCGGGGATGCCGCATCGTCGTCGCGGATGACGCTTTTCAGCACCGGCGCATGGGAAGGGATGCGGACATCGTCCTCATCGATGCCACCTGTCCCTTCGGCAACGGAAGGCATTTTCCTGCGGGGATCCTTCGGGAACATCTGCAGGCTCTGGAGCGGGCCTCCCTCGTGGTCATCACCAAGGCGGATCAGATTTCGCAAGAAATTCTGGAACCCCTCGAAGAGGGGCTGGAAAAGGTTGTTCCGCGGAAACGGCTCTTTCGGTCCAGCATCGTCCTTAAGGAATGGTTTCGCTTCGACGAGGGAGAGTGGCGGCGTTCCTCCGAGCCTCCGTGCCGACGACGCGCCTTTGCCTTTTCCGCCATAGGCAGCCCCAGAAGCTTCATCCACGTTCTCGAAGAACTCGGGATAAAACTTGTAGGGACGTGCTCGTTTCGGGATCATCACCATTACACGGCGGAGGATCTGGCGGCGGTGGAGGCGAGGACGGGTGAGCGTGGCGCGGAGATTCTCATCTGTACCGAGAAGGACACGTACAATCTTCCCGCAGGGTACGTTCCATCTCTGCCGCTCTGGTATCCCCGGGTGGGGACCGTGATCGAGAATCCCCTCCGCTTCTGGCAGGCATTGAAGGAGATTCTTCGCCCCAAAATCATCGTCGCCTCCAACGGCTACGGTGAGGATGCCATTGGGGCATTGCTGGCCGCACGGCTTCGGGAACGTTTCCCCGGAGCGGCGGTGTCCGCTTTCGCCCTTGTGGGACACGGCGCCGCGTACCTGAAACAGGACATTCCCGTGTGTTCGCCTCCGGTGGAGACGCCGAGCGGCGGCATTGTCAAGTACAGCTGGAGGGAGTTCGCGAGGGACCTCCGCGGGGGTCTCCTCACCCATATTGGAAGACAACTTCGGAGATGGGGACATCTGCGGGGACGTATCCGCTCCGTTCTCTGCGTCGGCGATGTCTATCTTCTTCTGCAGGTTCTTGCCGGGCAGGGACAGGTTCCTCTCCTCCTCGCCACGGCCAAGAGCGTTCATCTCGGGGGGCACTGGAGAATCGAGAGATTCCTTCTCCGTTATCGCGCCCGGAGAGTCTGGACCAGAGACGAGGCGACACTGGAGCAGCTCCTCCGCTCCCGCGTCGCCGCCACCTACGGCGGAAATCCCATCATGGATCTCGTCGAGGAGAACATCCTCGGAGAACAGAACGGGACGCGCTTTTTCCCAAAGGCGAAGGATGACGGGGTCTCCGCGGCGAAACCCCATCTCCTGGAAGGGGCGTCGCAATGGATTCTTCTACTTCCCGGGAGTCGTCTTCGGGCCTACGAGGACGTGGCGTTGCTCCTGGCCACGGCGGAATGTCTCGGAGAGCGCTGTGTTGCAAAAAGAGACACCGCCGTGCCCCGGTTTCTTCTCGTCGTGGCGCCCACACTGGAATCTCCCCGTCTGGTTGCCGAGGCGACGCGGCGGGGATGGGCCGAACGGAGAATTTTCCGGCGCGGAAGAAACGTCCTCGTCTTGGAGAAGGAAAAGTCCTGGGGTAGGCTTTCGGTGGAGCTTTCCGACGAGTCCGTGGCGAAGGTTGCCTCCGGAGCCCGTCTCGTCATCGGTCTCGGCGGCACGGCGAACCAGATCTGCGCGGGGCTCGGCGTCCCCGTCGTCTCCATTCTGGAGAAGGGGAAGCTCGTTCAGAAGAAACTGCTTCGGGACGCGGAAGTTCTTGTCCCCCCCTCACCGGAGGATCTTTCGGAGGCGGCGGAGCGCATCCTCGAGGACGCAACGCTTCATGCCGCCATGAGTGACGCGGGAAGACGGGCCATGGGGCGCCCCGGAGCACTTGGCGATGTGGAGACCTATGCGGCGGAGTGTCTCGGCTGGGCTCTCCGACACGATGTCTACAAAGAGCTGTGCGCGTTTCTCGCGAAGGAGGAACTGAAGTGA